The Procambarus clarkii isolate CNS0578487 chromosome 56, FALCON_Pclarkii_2.0, whole genome shotgun sequence genome includes a region encoding these proteins:
- the LOC138353202 gene encoding uncharacterized protein, giving the protein MLQYATSHYITLQYATSHYIALQYATSHYITLQYATSHYITLHHTTSRYITLHHTTSRYITLQYATSHYITLQYATSHYITLQYATSRYNTLHRTTSRYNTLHHATIRYITLQYATSHYITLQYATSHYITLQYATSHYITLQYATSHYIALQ; this is encoded by the coding sequence ATGCTACAATACGCTACATCACACTACATCACGCTACAATACGCTACATCACACTACATCGCACTACAATACGCTACATCACACTACATCACGCTACAATACGCTACATCACACTACATCACGCTACATCACACTACATCACGCTACATCACGCTACATCACACTACATCACGCTACATCACGCTACAATACGCTACATCGCACTACATCACGCTACAATACGCTACATCACACTACATCACGCTACAATACGCTACATCACGCTACAATACGCTACATCGCACTACATCACGCTACAATACGCTACATCACGCTACAATACGCTACATCACGCTACAATACGCTACATCACACTACATCACGCTACAATACGCTACATCACACTACATCACGCTACAATACGCTACATCACACTACATCACGCTACAATACGCTACATCACACTACATCGCACTACAATAA
- the LOC138353201 gene encoding uncharacterized protein, whose protein sequence is MLRYIMSHYIMLEYATLRYITIQYAAISYMSLQYATSHYIALQYVTSHYIALQYATSHYITLQYATSHYITLHHTTSHYNKLHHTTSRYNTLHHTTRYITLHHTTVRYITLHHATIRYITLHHATIRYITLHRTTSHYSTLHHTTSRYNTLHHTTSRYNTIHHTTSRYITLHHATIRYITLHHATIRYITLHHATIRYITLQYATSHYIALQ, encoded by the coding sequence ATGCTACGATACATTATGTCACACTATATTATGCTAGAATATGCTACTTTACGCTACATCACAATACAGTACGCAGCCATAAGCTACATGTCGCTACAATACGCTACATCACACTACATCGCACTACAATACGTTACATCACACTACATCGCACTACAATACGCTACATCACACTACATCACCCTACAGTACGCTACATCACACTACATCACGCTACATCACACTACATCGCACTACAATAAGCTACATCACACTACATCACGCTACAATACGCTACATCACACTACACGCTACATCACACTGCATCACACTACAGTACGCTACATCACACTACATCACGCTACAATACGCTACATCACACTACATCACGCTACAATACGCTACATCACACTACATCGCACTACATCACACTACAGTACGCTTCATCACACTACATCACGCTACAATACGCTACATCACACTACATCACGCTACAATACGATACATCACACTACATCACGCTACATCACACTACATCACGCTACAATACGCTACATCACACTACATCACGCTACAATACGCTACATCACACTACATCACGCTACAATACGCTATATCACACTACAATACGCTACATCACACTACATCGCACTACAATAA